One Artemia franciscana chromosome 15, ASM3288406v1, whole genome shotgun sequence genomic window carries:
- the LOC136036021 gene encoding mucin-2-like, giving the protein MVLRTSSCLLASLLLCTAGTTSLGSHRHGTASGSINALILSPSGSSSVADRQGYPKENPPVDCRDPFYAYMTECSKFNEILKPPTPTYKPRPSPTLPPRPAPTLPSRLPSTFAPQPPPTFAPQSPPNFIQKPQPLPSFSGKPQPPAYKPTTSPIAPCVPGSPDPSCPLICNDIFRDRRCPPIATPPTPPTKKSCFPGQTDPECPIICNEVFQDVRCPRPTTTPAPTTTTKPPCFPGSRDSSCPIICSDAFMDLRCPRLPTTTTTTSKPPCFPGQTDPECPIICSEEFQDVRCPRPTTEPTTTTTAKPPCFPGSRDPSCPVICTEVFMDNRCPKVNIPQAAPTKPPCFPGQTDPECPIICNEEFQDVRCPRPPTERTTTTTSKPPCFPGSKDPSCPIICTEVFVDKRCPRQPTTTTTTPKPACFPGQTDPDCPIICTEEFQDVRCPISTTPRLPKAPTKPPCFPGSRDPSCPVICTGVFMDTRCPKTTTAPYEIEKNCIPGQTDPDCPIICNDEFQDVRCPVPTTPKPIRPARPSKPRCFPGSKDPKCPIICTDIYMDTRCPKSTTVSTEQEKVCIPGQTDPDCPIICNEEFQDVRCPVPTTSRPLRPTRPSRPRCFPGSRDPSCPIICNEIYMDIRCPKTTTNAPIEEKTCLPGQTDPECPIICNDEFQDIRCPVPTRPTTPFTTTKKPCFPGSKDTSCPIICNDVYMDSRCPKTTTLAAPVKSCIPGQTDPECPIICNDEFQDIRCPRPTTPRRPTIPTRPPCFPGSLDPACPIICNDAFQDVRCPEPAQEPARPSVISVPGPMRPSIEAAPEPIRPPVEPVVSVPEPSVISVLEPTRPSIESAPEPVRPQVEPVVSEVEPINEGFPNLDYLPPVPEETTPNLDYLPPVPESFGRKTKRIKVKKTRASKSRSNGPNTNSEELPKRIKKVRLIKRRQQ; this is encoded by the coding sequence GTGCTTCGGACGAGCAGTTGCCTGCTTGCCTCGCTTTTGCTATGCACTGCTGGTACTACATCACTTGGAAGCCATCGTCATGGTACAGCAAGTGGTAGTATAAATGCTTTGATCTTATCCCCTTCCGGAAGCTCAAGCGTCGCTGACAGACAAGGCTACCCGAAAGAAAACCCTCCAGTTGATTGCAGAGATCCATTCTATGCATATATGACGGAATGTTCAAAATTCAATGAAATCCTTAAGCCACCTACTCCAACTTATAAACCAAGACCTTCTCCGACTTTGCCACCAAGACCTGCTCCAACTTTGCCATCAAGACTTCCTTCTACTTTTGCTCCGCAGCCTCCTCCCACTTTCGCTCCACAGTCTCCTCCTAATTTCATCCAAAAGCCACAGCCTCTTCCAAGTTTCTCAGGAAAACCTCAACCTCCTGCTTATAAACCAACGACATCTCCCATAGCTCCATGTGTCCCTGGTTCGCCAGATCCTTCATGTCCCCTTATCTGTAATGATATTTTTAGAGATAGGAGGTGTCCACCTATAGCTACACCACCAACACCACCAACAAAGAAATCTTGCTTTCCTGGTCAAACAGATCCTGAATGTCCGATCATCTGCAACGAAGTATTCCAGGATGTTCGCTGCCCGAGACCGACAACAACGCCTGCTCCAACGACCACGACTAAGCCACCCTGTTTTCCAGGATCTAGAGACTCTTCTTGTCCAATCATTTGTTCTGATGCATTTATGGACCTGAGATGTCCAAGACTTCCTACTACAACAACTACAACATCAAAACCTCCTTGTTTCCCAGGACAAACAGACCCCGAATGTCCAATAATTTGCAGTGAGGAATTCCAAGACGTTCGTTGTCCCAGGCCAACCACAGAACCTACGACAACGACCACTGCTAAACCACCTTGCTTTCCTGGTTCTAGAGATCCATCCTGTCCAGTCATTTGTACTGAAGTCTTCATGGATAACAGATGTCCAAAGGTAAACATACCACAAGCCGCACCAACGAAGCCACCATGCTTCCCTGGACAAACTGACCCAGAATGTCCGATTATTTGTAACGAAGAATTTCAGGATGTTCGCTGCCCTAGACCACCGACTGAGCGCACAACCACAACAACTTCAAAACCACCTTGCTTTCCAGGATCTAAAGACCCATCTTGCCCAATTATTTGTACAGAAGTCTTTGTAGACAAAAGGTGTCCAAGACAACCAACAACAACTACTACAACTCCAAAACCAGCATGCTTTCCTGGTCAAACAGATCCTGACTGCCCAATTATTTGCACAGAGGAATTCCAAGACGTTAGATGCCCAATATCAACTACACCACGATTACCGAAGGCACCGACAAAACCACCTTGCTTTCCGGGCTCTAGGGACCCGTCTTGTCCAGTTATCTGTACCGGTGTTTTCATGGATACACGCTGTCCTAAGACTACAACTGCACCATATGAAATAGAGAAGAATTGTATTCCTGGACAGACTGACCCTGACTGTCCAATCATTTGTAATGATGAATTTCAAGATGTTCGCTGTCCTGTACCTACAACACCGAAGCCAATTAGGCCAGCCCGACCATCAAAGCCAAGGTGCTTTCCAGGTTCTAAAGATCCTAAATGTCCTATTATTTGTACTGATATCTACATGGACACGCGTTGTCCAAAGAGCACAACAGTGTCAACTGAACAGGAAAAAGTTTGCATTCCTGGCCAAACTGACCCTGACTGCCCAATTATTTGCAACGAAGAATTTCAAGATGTTCGTTGCCCGGTGCCTACAACATCAAGGCCGCTGAGACCAACCCGGCCGTCGAGACCAAGATGTTTCCCGGGTTCAAGAGACCCTTCATGTCCGATAATTTGTAACGAAATTTACATGGATATTCGCTGCCCAAAAACCACAACCAACGCTCCAATCGAAGAAAAAACATGCCTACCTGGACAGACTGACCCAGAATGTCCCATTATTTGTAACGATGAATTCCAAGATATAAGATGTCCAGTTCCAACAAGACCAACAACCCCATTTACAACTACCAAAAAGCCGTGCTTTCCTGGATCTAAAGATACATCTTGTCCCATAATTTGCAATGATGTATACATGGATAGCAGATGCCCCAAAACAACAACTTTGGCAGCACCAGTTAAATCTTGCATTCCAGGCCAAACTGATCCAGAATGTCCGATTATTTGCAATGATGAATTCCAAGATATTCGTTGTCCCAGACCTACAACCCCAAGGAGGCCCACAATCCCAACTAGGCCCCCTTGTTTCCCTGGCTCTTTGGATCCTGCTTGCCCAATCATTTGTAACGACGCATTCCAAGACGTAAGGTGCCCTGAACCTGCACAAGAACCTGCAAGGCCCTCAGTCATATCTGTACCAGGACCTATGAGACCCTCTATCGAAGCTGCACCAGAACCAATAAGGCCCCCGGTCGAACCCGTAGTTTCTGTACCAGAACCATCAGTCATATCTGTACTAGAACCGACGAGGCCCTCTATAGAAAGTGCACCAGAGCCAGTAAGGCCCCAAGTCGAACCGGTAGTTTCTGAGGTTGAACCCATCAATGAAGGTTTTCCAAACCTTGACTATCTTCCACCAGTTCCCGAAGAAACAACTCCAAATCTCGATTATCTGCCGCCAGTTCCAGAATCATTCGGaaggaaaactaaaagaataaaagtaaaaaagaccCGGGCAAGCAAATCAAGGTCAAATGGCCCTAATACAAACAGTGAAGAACTACCAAAGAGAATAAAGAAAGTCAGACTAATTAAAAGACGACAgcaataa